Part of the Candidatus Parcubacteria bacterium genome, AGCAAAAGTTAATCCGATTTTCGGCCTTACCTGGGTCTGATTAATTCTGGGAATTTGATATTCAATAGGGTCTTCAACAGTAGAAATATTCACCTCTGGCGTGTTTAAAATGTCTAAAACAGCATAAAGGGTGGTGGTTTTTCCAGAACCAGTAGGACCAGTTACTAAAATCATTCCTACCGGCCTCCTGATATTAAACTGAATATTTTCCAAGGTATTTCCCCTTAAACCTAATGACTCTAAATTGAAGCTTTTTGATCCCTCTGGCAAAAGCCGCATAACAATCTTTTCTCCGTTAAAAACCGGCAGAATAGAAACCCTGATAGAATACTTATAGTCCTCACTCTCAATTTTAAAACGACCGTCTTGCGGAAGACGGTGTTCATCCAACTTCAAATTAGATAAAACTTTAATTCGAGCGACAATTCCAGAAGCGGCCTGCTTAGGAAGAGTCATAGCATCGTGAAGAATACCGTCAACCCTATAACGGATAATAATTTCTTTTTCTATTGGCTCAATATGAATATCAGAAGCTCTCTGTAAAATAGCATGCTTTAACAGAGTATCTACAATTCTTATCACAGGCAGCTCCTCTGCCGCTTTTTTAAGGTTCTCTTTCTCTATGCCTATTTCCTTTTCTTTGATTGATTTTATAGCTCCAAGTTTTCCCTTGCCAGTAATGGTCTTTGCCTGGCCTATTATAATATCGCCAAATTCGGCTCTCAAGGTTTTCTGATACTGCTGCAAAACCTTTTTTATACTATTAGCAGTGGTTAATCTTGCTAAAATTTTCAAACCTGCCTTTTTTTTGATAAACTCAATTGTCTGTAAATCCTCTGGATCAAGCATAGCTACCTCAAGATTGTTTTCTTTTTTTCTAAAAGCGACAATATTATGGGTTCTGGCAATTGGTTCAGGAATAATCTTTAAAACATCTATAGGAATACTCTCTTTTTCTAAATTAACAAAAGGTATCCCTAAAATATATGCTTGAAGCTTGATTAAATCGTTCTCGCTGATAAATTCTTCAGCAACTAAAATATCACCAATTTCTTGACCTGTCTTCTCAGCTTTTTTCTTAATTTCTTTAAACTGAGCTTCATTAACAATATTGGCATCGAGAAGAAAAGATTTTAATTGTCTTGCTTCCACTCTCATATTTACTCGCTGAGTGCTTGCTTTACTTTTGTTATTACTTCTTTTAAACTGTAGTTTGCTTTTACTAAATAAGTAGTTGCGCCAAGCTCAATAGCTCTGTCAACATTATCCATTGTTTCTAAATTTGTTAAAACAATAATAGGAATGTCTTTTATCTCTTCATCTTCTTTAATCGCTTTTAAAACATCAAAACCATTTTGCTTTGGCAAGATAAGGTCAAGTAAAATTAAATCCGGTTTTTTTAATTTAGCTAATTTGAGGCCAACATCCCCGTCTAAAGCTGAAATTACTTTAAACCCTTCTTCTTCTAAAATTTTTCCAAAGGTTTTTTGAAGAGCAGCTTCGTCTTCAACAAATAGAACAGTTTTCATAAAACTAAATCATTTTAACATCTTAACATTTTAACATATAAACATTCTGAATTTGAATTTTGTTAATACGTTAATACGTTAGTATGTTAATATGGTTAGGTTATTGGTATTTTAAACCAAAAAGTTGAACTTTTCCCTTCATAGGACTTAAAACCTATTTTACCGCCCATTTTATCTATTACTGATTTAGCAATAAACAAACCTAATCCGCTTCCCTGGGTTTGGTATCTTAAAGCATTGCTTGCCCTGAAGAATTTCTGAAAAATATATTTTTGGTCTTCTTTAGGGATACCAACACCTTGGTCTTTAACTTCAAAATAAATATTGTTCTGGGATTGCTTTAATTTTACTTCCACCGTGCCTGCCTTTTTAGTATAACGGACAGCATTATCTATAAAATTCTCTATAGGTAATTTAATCTGGCTAGGATCAATATAAATCATTGGCAAATTCTTCTGGCAATCAAATTTTACTTTAATATTTGAAGCATCAGCAAGGGCTTTAAATTCGAAAACAAATTTCTTGACTATTTTTTCTAAATCAGTCCTTTCTTTCTTTTCAGGTATTCCATCCTTTTCCATTCTGGAAACAATTAATAAATCATTTATTAACTCCTCCATTCTAGCACTGTTCTCTTTTAACATTTTTATAAAATTCAATAAATTTTCCTCTTTAACGTCTTCAATGCCTTCAGATATTATTAGTTCAATTCCCCACTTCAGATTAGTTAAAGGAGCTCTTAACTGATGAGATACTATGCTGATAAACTCTGATTTCATACGACTGGCTTCTGCTAATTTTTCTAAACTATGGTTGATCACAAAGGAAATAATAAACAAAACTGTTGATAATCCAAGAATAATTAAGGCTACTGTTTCTGGATTATCAAAATAACGAGTACCGATTAAATAAGTGCCAATGGCTGTAATAACAATAATACCACCCATTACCACAAAAAGAAATTGTGGACATTCCCAAGTAGCCAAACCATATTTTTTACATTGCTTGAAAATATTTAATTGTTCTGAAATCTTTTTTTGTTTTTTATACTCTGATATCATATTATTATATTATATCATAATATTTTATTCTATCATATAGTATATCAAAGAATTGACTAAAAGCCAAAATTTTATTAAAATAAAGCTATTACGGGGTATAGTGCAATGGCAGCACGAGTCCTTTGGGAGGATTTAATCCCAGTTCGAGTCTGGGTACCCCGACGCGGGTGTAGCTCAATGGCAGAGCTTCAGATTTCCAATCTGGTGATGAGGGTTCGATCCCCTTCACCCGCTCATAATCTTATATCTAAAAAACCGCGCCTATAACGCGGTTTTTTGTTGGTTATTTTACTGCTTCCTTTAAAATTTTTCCTGGTTTAAATTTAGGAACCTTAGCTGCTGGAATTTTAATCTTTTCTTTAGTTTGTGGATTAATACCCATTCTTTCCTTTCTCTTATTCACTACAAACTTGCCAAAACCAGTTAAGACAACTTCTCCTCCATTAGAAAGCTGCTTGGTAATTTCTTCCAAAACTACTGTTAAACTTTCTTCAGCATCTCTTTTTGAAATGCCTACTTTTTTGCTTATTATTTCTGTTAATTCTTTTTTATCCATAAATTTTATTTCGCGTATTCTATTACTCTTTTTTCTCTAATTAAAGTTACCTTTATTTCGCCTGGGTATCTCAATTC contains:
- a CDS encoding HAMP domain-containing histidine kinase, which produces MISEYKKQKKISEQLNIFKQCKKYGLATWECPQFLFVVMGGIIVITAIGTYLIGTRYFDNPETVALIILGLSTVLFIISFVINHSLEKLAEASRMKSEFISIVSHQLRAPLTNLKWGIELIISEGIEDVKEENLLNFIKMLKENSARMEELINDLLIVSRMEKDGIPEKKERTDLEKIVKKFVFEFKALADASNIKVKFDCQKNLPMIYIDPSQIKLPIENFIDNAVRYTKKAGTVEVKLKQSQNNIYFEVKDQGVGIPKEDQKYIFQKFFRASNALRYQTQGSGLGLFIAKSVIDKMGGKIGFKSYEGKSSTFWFKIPIT
- a CDS encoding HU family DNA-binding protein, which gives rise to MDKKELTEIISKKVGISKRDAEESLTVVLEEITKQLSNGGEVVLTGFGKFVVNKRKERMGINPQTKEKIKIPAAKVPKFKPGKILKEAVK
- the tadA gene encoding Flp pilus assembly complex ATPase component TadA, giving the protein MRVEARQLKSFLLDANIVNEAQFKEIKKKAEKTGQEIGDILVAEEFISENDLIKLQAYILGIPFVNLEKESIPIDVLKIIPEPIARTHNIVAFRKKENNLEVAMLDPEDLQTIEFIKKKAGLKILARLTTANSIKKVLQQYQKTLRAEFGDIIIGQAKTITGKGKLGAIKSIKEKEIGIEKENLKKAAEELPVIRIVDTLLKHAILQRASDIHIEPIEKEIIIRYRVDGILHDAMTLPKQAASGIVARIKVLSNLKLDEHRLPQDGRFKIESEDYKYSIRVSILPVFNGEKIVMRLLPEGSKSFNLESLGLRGNTLENIQFNIRRPVGMILVTGPTGSGKTTTLYAVLDILNTPEVNISTVEDPIEYQIPRINQTQVRPKIGLTFANGLRSLVRQDPDIIMVGEIRDKETAGLAINAALTGHLVLSTLHTTNAAGAIPRLIDMKAEPFLITSTLNVVIAQRLVRRFCSNKQAYKLKASEIKNLEKYCNLEKIQQILEKEKIAKKNQGIEDIVFYKPISSKDCQDGYKGRIGIYEVLAITESIKELIIKGATSDQIQEQAQRDGMVTMIEDGFVKAAQGLTSIEEVLRVIKE
- a CDS encoding response regulator; translated protein: MKTVLFVEDEAALQKTFGKILEEEGFKVISALDGDVGLKLAKLKKPDLILLDLILPKQNGFDVLKAIKEDEEIKDIPIIVLTNLETMDNVDRAIELGATTYLVKANYSLKEVITKVKQALSE